From one Streptococcus pneumoniae genomic stretch:
- a CDS encoding ComC/BlpC family leader-containing pheromone/bacteriocin — MDKKQTLAQFKELPCSELHHISGGDWWTDFFNRFTQPQEMKINGGINKHQLG; from the coding sequence ATGGACAAGAAGCAAACACTAGCACAATTTAAAGAACTACCCTGTTCTGAACTTCATCACATCTCTGGCGGAGATTGGTGGACTGATTTTTTTAACAGATTTACACAACCACAAGAAATGAAAATAAATGGAGGCATTAACAAACATCAGCTAGGATAA
- a CDS encoding GHKL domain-containing protein produces the protein MKIIQFLIEAFLSNGLVIVLFFDINRIKFSPRSIFIAFVLKILIAFVLATVKQVMPNNVLDYLYEPLYALLLAYVLLKPLPKTLIVFYGLFPVTLWNLFYRVNSYFILSLLEQGKVLSLSDNIYYFSGFLSVVLVFLFLKWLRYDFIKLQTSLIDLKDRRVLYRANWAMVFYYALMQCLTYLEYGEGIVTRDYRRLILVVYLIIFMGFIKQLDRHVREKLQEKLQFQQDLQLSNMENYSHHVEELYREVRGFRHDYANLLTTLRLSIEDNNMSQIKEIYETVLKDSHKRLRNQKYDIGRLMNIPNSALKSLLAAKFMQASENHISVTLEVPEVIEPRGMELVDFITIVSILCDNAIDAAIGTAVPKINIALLHVADKQMLIIENSMKEEVIDTSEIYSFESSSKGSNRGVGLYNVMKILEHYPNTSLNTTSQNHTFCQILEIGFDQS, from the coding sequence ATGAAGATTATTCAATTCCTAATTGAGGCCTTTCTATCTAATGGTTTAGTTATCGTCTTATTTTTTGATATCAATCGTATCAAATTTTCTCCTCGATCTATTTTCATAGCATTTGTACTTAAAATATTGATAGCTTTTGTTTTAGCGACTGTGAAGCAGGTGATGCCAAATAATGTGTTGGATTATTTATATGAGCCACTGTATGCTTTGTTGTTGGCTTATGTATTGTTGAAACCGCTACCTAAAACCTTGATTGTTTTTTATGGTTTGTTCCCAGTTACCTTATGGAATCTTTTTTATCGTGTCAATTCTTATTTTATTTTAAGTTTATTGGAGCAGGGTAAGGTTTTATCATTAAGTGACAACATTTATTATTTTAGTGGTTTTCTAAGTGTAGTTCTTGTCTTTCTTTTTCTCAAATGGCTACGGTATGATTTTATCAAGTTACAGACCAGTCTGATTGACTTGAAAGATCGACGAGTGCTTTACCGCGCAAACTGGGCTATGGTCTTCTATTATGCCTTGATGCAATGTCTAACTTATTTAGAGTATGGAGAAGGGATTGTGACCCGTGATTATCGTAGATTGATTTTAGTGGTTTATCTCATTATTTTTATGGGGTTTATCAAGCAATTAGATAGGCATGTAAGAGAAAAATTGCAAGAGAAATTACAGTTTCAACAAGATTTACAGCTGAGCAATATGGAAAATTACAGCCATCATGTTGAAGAGCTTTATCGGGAGGTGAGGGGATTTCGACATGATTATGCCAACCTGTTGACGACCTTGCGGTTAAGTATTGAGGACAACAATATGTCTCAAATCAAGGAAATTTACGAAACGGTATTGAAGGATTCGCATAAAAGATTACGGAATCAGAAATATGACATCGGTCGCTTGATGAATATCCCTAACTCAGCCTTAAAAAGTCTATTAGCAGCAAAGTTTATGCAGGCTAGTGAGAATCATATATCAGTCACCCTAGAAGTCCCTGAAGTTATTGAGCCAAGAGGCATGGAGTTGGTTGATTTTATCACGATTGTGTCGATTTTATGTGACAATGCCATTGATGCTGCGATAGGAACTGCTGTGCCTAAAATCAACATTGCCTTATTGCATGTCGCTGATAAACAGATGTTGATTATTGAAAATTCCATGAAAGAAGAAGTAATTGATACCTCAGAAATCTATTCTTTTGAGAGCAGTTCCAAGGGGAGCAATAGAGGAGTTGGCCTATACAATGTGATGAAAATCCTCGAACACTACCCAAATACCTCGCTCAATACGACCAGTCAGAACCATACCTTCTGTCAGATTTTAGAGATAGGTTTTGACCAGTCATAA
- the ltrA gene encoding group II intron reverse transcriptase/maturase encodes MSELLDNILSRSNMLEAYNQVKSNKGSAGIDGVTIDGMDDYLRQHWRPTKELIKQRKYKPQPVLRVEIPKPNGGIRQLGIPTVMDRMIQQAIVQVISPLCEPHFVETSYGFRPNRSCEKAIIKLLEYLNDGYEWIVDIDLERFFDTVPQDRLMSLVHNIIQDGDTESLIRKYLHAGVVINGQRHKTLVGTPQGGNLSPILSNIVLNELDKELENRGLRFVRYADDCVITVGSEAAAKRVMYSVSRFIEKRLGLKVNMTKTKVTRPGQLKYLGFGFWKSTEGWKSRPHQDSVQSFKRKLKQLTTRKWNIDLDSRIEKLNYVIRGWINYFSLTNMRKSMVTIDERLRTRMRVIIWKQWKRKSRRLWGLLKLGVPKWIADRVSGWGNHYQLVAQKSVLKRAISKPVLMKRGLVSCLDYYLERHALKVN; translated from the coding sequence ATGTCAGAATTACTAGATAATATCTTATCTCGTTCCAACATGCTTGAAGCCTACAATCAAGTCAAATCCAATAAGGGTTCAGCTGGTATTGATGGCGTTACCATTGATGGCATGGATGACTATCTTCGCCAACATTGGCGACCAACCAAGGAACTGATAAAGCAAAGGAAGTATAAACCTCAGCCAGTTCTCCGAGTTGAAATACCCAAGCCAAACGGCGGAATCCGTCAGCTTGGTATCCCAACAGTCATGGACAGAATGATTCAACAGGCAATCGTTCAAGTTATCAGTCCACTCTGTGAGCCTCACTTCGTAGAAACCAGTTATGGATTCAGACCGAATCGGTCATGCGAAAAAGCCATCATCAAGTTATTGGAGTACCTTAACGATGGCTATGAGTGGATAGTGGACATCGACCTTGAAAGATTCTTCGATACAGTTCCCCAAGACAGATTGATGTCACTTGTTCATAACATTATCCAGGATGGGGATACGGAATCCCTTATTCGGAAGTATCTTCATGCAGGTGTGGTTATCAATGGCCAAAGACATAAGACGCTAGTGGGGACTCCACAAGGAGGAAATCTGTCACCGATCTTGTCCAATATTGTCCTCAACGAGCTGGATAAGGAGCTAGAAAATCGAGGTCTCCGCTTTGTTCGCTACGCAGACGATTGTGTCATCACTGTTGGGAGTGAAGCGGCGGCTAAGCGAGTAATGTACTCAGTTAGTCGCTTTATTGAGAAACGTCTTGGACTCAAGGTCAATATGACTAAGACTAAGGTGACACGACCAGGACAATTGAAGTATCTTGGATTTGGCTTCTGGAAGTCAACTGAAGGTTGGAAAAGTCGTCCCCATCAAGATAGCGTACAGAGCTTTAAGAGAAAGCTCAAGCAACTAACAACACGCAAATGGAATATTGACTTGGACAGCCGTATTGAGAAATTAAACTATGTTATCCGAGGATGGATAAACTATTTCTCCTTGACGAACATGAGGAAGTCGATGGTAACCATTGATGAAAGACTGCGAACACGAATGAGGGTGATTATCTGGAAACAATGGAAGAGGAAATCGAGGCGACTATGGGGACTGCTTAAACTAGGGGTCCCAAAGTGGATAGCAGATAGAGTATCTGGATGGGGTAACCACTATCAACTTGTGGCACAAAAGTCAGTCCTAAAACGAGCTATATCAAAACCAGTCCTCATGAAACGAGGACTGGTCAGTTGTTTGGATTATTACCTAGAACGACATGCGTTAAAAGTTAATTGA
- a CDS encoding IS1182 family transposase, translated as MHLYYNTNQTILPLELASCLPPNHIVFTIEMVVNELDDALFQSFYHDYGRPSYHPKLLLSALLFAYSQGIFSGRKIAKLMQENLAMQYLTGQLTVSYRTINRFRVANSMETIIQNLFIELNLRLKMEDLISLDCIYIDGTKIEANANKYSFVWKKATEKFSAKLQTSLKTYFQEEITPLIHEAIELDEEDLITSEHLAEFTALLESELEEIDQDIKTQPVKGKDERKGKRRKLRKVLRKVREDFSVRAEKYENYQETFQGRNSFSKTDTDATFMRLKDDHMNNGQLKAAYNLQIATENQFTLHYDIFPNPTDTRTLMPFLNSYPHPLKTIVADAGYGSEENLVTLNKQGIEHLIKYSLFDKEQKKRHQQSDKNLANWIYDEKTDTYRHPEGHEYVFHHLKHEQTESGFEKETKVYYAVHPDLAPQKGLYINERYQQLKKEESKALLSEEGSRIFAQRKVDVEPVFGQIKAYLGYKRCNLRGNRQVKIDMGLVLMANNLLKYNRRRA; from the coding sequence ATGCACCTCTACTATAACACAAATCAAACCATTTTACCACTAGAACTTGCTTCTTGTCTGCCACCTAATCATATCGTATTTACAATTGAAATGGTTGTCAATGAGTTGGACGATGCGCTATTTCAGTCTTTCTACCATGACTACGGTCGTCCCTCCTATCATCCCAAACTCCTCTTGTCCGCCCTCCTGTTCGCCTACTCCCAAGGGATTTTCTCAGGTCGTAAAATCGCTAAACTCATGCAGGAAAATCTAGCCATGCAATATTTGACGGGGCAACTAACGGTCAGCTATCGGACTATTAACCGTTTTCGGGTCGCAAATAGCATGGAGACCATCATTCAAAACCTATTTATCGAACTCAACCTCCGTCTGAAAATGGAAGACCTCATCTCCTTGGACTGTATCTATATTGATGGCACGAAGATTGAAGCGAATGCCAATAAGTATAGTTTCGTCTGGAAAAAGGCAACTGAGAAATTCTCTGCCAAGCTACAGACCTCACTAAAGACTTATTTCCAAGAAGAAATCACGCCACTTATCCATGAAGCAATCGAATTGGACGAAGAGGATCTCATCACCTCTGAGCACCTAGCAGAATTTACAGCCTTGCTGGAATCGGAACTAGAGGAAATCGACCAAGACATTAAAACACAGCCTGTCAAAGGAAAAGATGAGCGAAAAGGAAAACGCCGGAAACTGAGGAAAGTTCTCCGTAAGGTACGGGAGGATTTTTCAGTGCGGGCAGAAAAATATGAGAACTATCAAGAAACCTTCCAAGGTCGCAATAGCTTTTCAAAAACAGATACAGACGCTACCTTCATGAGACTCAAAGATGACCACATGAACAATGGGCAACTAAAAGCAGCCTATAATCTTCAAATCGCAACAGAAAATCAATTTACTCTTCACTACGATATCTTTCCAAATCCGACCGATACGAGGACTCTCATGCCTTTCTTGAATTCCTATCCTCATCCTCTCAAGACAATCGTCGCAGATGCAGGTTATGGAAGCGAAGAGAACCTTGTCACATTAAATAAACAAGGGATTGAACATCTTATCAAGTATTCCCTGTTTGATAAAGAGCAGAAGAAAAGGCATCAACAGTCTGACAAGAATCTTGCGAATTGGATTTATGATGAGAAGACGGATACTTATCGACATCCTGAAGGACATGAGTATGTCTTTCATCATCTCAAGCACGAACAAACAGAGAGTGGTTTTGAGAAAGAAACCAAGGTATATTATGCGGTCCATCCTGATCTAGCCCCGCAAAAGGGGCTCTACATCAATGAGCGATACCAGCAATTAAAGAAGGAAGAAAGCAAGGCGCTTTTATCTGAAGAAGGCAGTCGTATATTCGCCCAACGCAAGGTGGATGTGGAACCTGTCTTTGGACAGATAAAGGCTTATTTGGGTTACAAACGATGTAACCTAAGGGGCAATCGTCAGGTGAAAATCGATATGGGATTGGTCCTTATGGCCAATAATCTCCTCAAATACAACCGAAGAAGAGCATAA